In one window of Bradyrhizobium sp. AZCC 1721 DNA:
- a CDS encoding aromatic-ring-hydroxylating dioxygenase subunit beta, with the protein MPSVIEKPVAQSGGDQYREAAELIASYGHAMDDGDIDLWPQFFTPNGIYLITTKENHEAGLPIGIMRCVGRGMMIDRVKAFHTANIFEPHTYNHIIGYPTMSYDKATGCVTARSNFQVIRVMETGRMDLYATGKYLDVIQKEGSSLKFKERVVVLDSRNVDILLVVPL; encoded by the coding sequence ATGCCCAGCGTCATCGAAAAGCCGGTCGCGCAATCCGGCGGTGACCAATACCGTGAAGCTGCGGAACTGATTGCCTCATACGGCCATGCCATGGACGATGGCGACATCGATCTTTGGCCGCAGTTCTTCACGCCGAACGGCATCTATCTCATCACGACCAAAGAAAATCACGAGGCTGGCCTGCCGATCGGAATCATGCGGTGTGTCGGTCGCGGAATGATGATCGATCGGGTCAAGGCGTTCCATACCGCCAATATCTTCGAACCGCATACCTACAATCACATCATCGGTTATCCGACCATGTCGTACGACAAGGCGACCGGTTGCGTGACGGCGCGTTCCAACTTCCAGGTCATTCGCGTCATGGAGACCGGCCGGATGGATCTGTATGCCACCGGAAAGTATCTCGATGTGATTCAAAAGGAAGGCAGTTCGCTCAAGTTCAAGGAGCGCGTCGTTGTCCTGGATTCGCGAAATGTCGATATCCTGCTCGTTGTACCACTATAG
- a CDS encoding LysR substrate-binding domain-containing protein: MELRRLKYMSVLAEELHFGKAAERLGIAQPALTQQIRALERELGVELFHRTKRSVKLTVAGRVTLNEAIRTLQQAEKTALVARQAGRGELGHIEIGYVGSAIFTGVLSKAISRFREDNPLVEFRLNEIGIVQQLDDVSSGRLDLGILRLPVKSLPPDIAIVSLHREPIILAIPRGHRLARQKTVTLEALKSEPFVAVQIQEGSGFNAQVAQICAAGGLSPQITQRAGQFTALAGLVAGGLGVAFVPDSLRHLQIADVVYRPLAKINQHSDLAMVYRKSERAPAVIAFVDQLKRPARPAPP, translated from the coding sequence ATGGAATTGCGTCGCTTGAAGTACATGTCCGTTCTGGCGGAGGAATTGCACTTTGGAAAGGCCGCCGAGCGTCTCGGGATCGCGCAGCCGGCACTCACGCAGCAAATTCGGGCACTCGAGCGCGAACTCGGCGTCGAACTCTTCCACCGGACGAAAAGGTCGGTCAAACTCACGGTCGCTGGCCGGGTCACGCTGAACGAGGCGATCAGGACCCTTCAGCAAGCTGAAAAGACCGCGCTGGTGGCGCGTCAGGCAGGGCGCGGCGAACTAGGGCACATCGAAATTGGATATGTGGGTTCTGCCATCTTCACCGGTGTTTTATCGAAAGCAATTTCCCGGTTTCGCGAAGACAATCCTCTCGTGGAGTTTCGTCTGAACGAGATCGGGATTGTCCAGCAATTGGACGACGTCAGCAGTGGCCGGCTTGATCTCGGCATCCTGCGTCTTCCGGTGAAATCACTGCCGCCCGACATCGCGATCGTGTCGCTGCACCGTGAGCCGATCATATTGGCGATACCGCGCGGACACCGGCTCGCGCGGCAAAAGACGGTGACGCTGGAAGCGTTGAAGTCCGAGCCGTTCGTTGCGGTCCAGATCCAGGAGGGAAGCGGCTTCAACGCGCAGGTTGCCCAGATATGTGCCGCTGGCGGATTGTCGCCGCAAATAACGCAGCGCGCGGGACAATTCACCGCTTTAGCAGGGCTCGTCGCCGGCGGTCTCGGCGTGGCGTTCGTGCCGGACTCGCTTCGGCATCTGCAAATTGCCGACGTGGTCTACCGGCCATTGGCAAAGATCAATCAGCACTCCGATCTGGCGATGGTCTATCGCAAGTCAGAGCGGGCGCCGGCGGTCATCGCGTTTGTCGATCAGTTGAAGAGGCCGGCGCGTCCAGCGCCGCCGTGA
- a CDS encoding lipase family protein translates to MKALARIGVMALAVCASPHPGALYATAGSLPQGPIVGDQDLSPFYRWTGTLPEKPGLMLREEPIPDQPEIVAAATARRILYTSTDARWRSGIIPVSGTLYLPKRTAPQGGWPLVAWAHGTLGVSDRCAPSWSRHRPRDGAYINNWLEQGFAVVATDYQGLGGPGPHPYLNWEAEGRSVLDAARAALDHSNGQIANAIIITGQSQGSGASLGATRLAPSYAPDLNIKASIATGIVSRFPDATKKASSEQTLARSSPPQYTILMMVAGALGDDTIKPDDLVTEMAKPLLQAAREGCTAELGQIVRSNSLTIANSLKDPEIADRLGAVIEMSPVRMPVPVFLATGLADKLIPPQRQYAAVAALCAANSNVVWKTYAGVTHNGTVHAAYSDELAFVQAALAGSPIQSNCDSISDPGSAGEPSPGFKFND, encoded by the coding sequence ATGAAAGCACTCGCAAGAATCGGCGTCATGGCACTAGCTGTCTGCGCCTCGCCTCATCCGGGCGCGTTGTACGCCACAGCCGGCTCACTTCCCCAGGGGCCTATCGTTGGTGACCAGGACTTGTCGCCGTTCTACCGCTGGACCGGCACTTTGCCCGAGAAGCCGGGTCTCATGCTGCGCGAAGAGCCGATACCCGATCAGCCTGAGATCGTTGCGGCCGCGACGGCCAGGAGAATCCTCTACACTTCGACGGATGCAAGATGGCGGTCCGGCATCATTCCGGTCAGCGGCACGCTCTATCTTCCGAAGCGGACCGCGCCCCAAGGTGGATGGCCGCTCGTCGCCTGGGCGCACGGCACGCTCGGCGTCTCCGACAGATGCGCCCCCTCCTGGAGCAGGCATCGGCCCCGCGACGGCGCGTACATCAACAATTGGCTGGAACAGGGCTTTGCTGTCGTCGCTACCGACTACCAGGGTCTCGGCGGCCCCGGTCCGCATCCCTATCTCAATTGGGAAGCAGAAGGACGTTCTGTGCTCGATGCCGCAAGAGCGGCGCTCGATCATTCGAACGGGCAGATCGCCAACGCCATCATCATTACGGGTCAGTCGCAGGGCTCCGGCGCCTCGCTCGGCGCAACACGTCTCGCGCCTTCCTATGCGCCCGACCTCAATATCAAGGCATCGATCGCGACCGGCATCGTTTCCCGGTTTCCCGACGCGACCAAGAAGGCTTCAAGCGAACAGACTTTGGCGCGTTCATCTCCGCCGCAATACACCATTCTCATGATGGTCGCAGGTGCTCTCGGCGACGACACCATAAAACCGGACGACCTCGTCACTGAAATGGCGAAGCCGTTGCTGCAGGCGGCCCGAGAGGGATGTACTGCAGAGCTTGGACAAATCGTTCGCAGCAACAGTCTGACCATAGCGAACAGCCTGAAAGATCCAGAGATCGCGGATCGTCTAGGCGCTGTCATAGAAATGAGTCCGGTTCGCATGCCGGTGCCGGTCTTTCTCGCTACAGGTCTGGCCGACAAGCTGATCCCGCCGCAACGCCAATATGCTGCGGTTGCAGCACTCTGCGCTGCCAACAGCAATGTGGTTTGGAAGACCTATGCCGGCGTGACCCACAACGGAACGGTCCATGCAGCCTACTCCGACGAACTTGCATTCGTTCAGGCCGCCCTGGCTGGAAGCCCGATCCAGTCCAATTGCGATTCGATTTCCGATCCGGGATCGGCGGGAGAGCCCTCACCCGGTTTCAAGTTCAACGATTGA
- a CDS encoding mandelate racemase/muconate lactonizing enzyme family protein: MKITEIRGFNLSFPLAEPMGNALNLFRKRDALLVQICTDSGLSGWGEAGNSPHAAGAFIRARLAGLILGKSPAEYGRHFQSMCASVGYDRRGAAMMAISAIDIALHDLVAQMHGISVATLLGGAIRDEVFAYASGPFVRTQPDPYREYQRDVDQYLSLNFKAIKPRGGVEPRADGIMANALRRQVGPDIGIMVDINQGYTAAAAIRAAKFMEGADLLWIEEPVQPEDIPGYQSFARATAVATAGGEALGSVRAFRDFLAAGTFDILQPDLSICGGYSGFRQIWALAQAYDLPIMPHVFGTTVNFHASLQMSAVLEPRRGGACAAYPFVECDMMDNPLLRLAGTPSVSRHGMLAIPEGSGTGLDLQPERLEPWITGCWSEHL; encoded by the coding sequence ATGAAAATCACCGAAATCCGTGGCTTCAATCTTAGCTTCCCGCTAGCCGAGCCGATGGGAAACGCGCTCAACCTGTTCCGGAAGCGGGACGCGTTGCTTGTCCAGATATGCACCGATAGCGGCCTCTCCGGCTGGGGCGAGGCTGGCAATTCCCCTCACGCCGCCGGCGCCTTTATCCGCGCCCGGCTGGCCGGACTCATCCTGGGGAAATCGCCCGCCGAGTATGGCCGCCACTTTCAATCGATGTGCGCTTCCGTCGGGTACGATCGGCGTGGCGCAGCGATGATGGCGATATCGGCGATCGACATCGCCTTGCACGACCTTGTCGCGCAAATGCATGGAATCAGTGTAGCGACGCTGTTGGGCGGCGCGATACGCGACGAGGTGTTTGCTTATGCAAGCGGACCATTTGTGCGAACGCAGCCCGATCCCTACCGGGAATATCAGCGCGATGTCGACCAATATCTTTCGCTGAACTTCAAGGCCATCAAACCCCGGGGCGGTGTTGAGCCGAGAGCCGATGGCATCATGGCAAATGCGCTCCGGAGGCAGGTGGGCCCCGACATCGGCATCATGGTCGACATCAACCAGGGCTATACGGCAGCGGCCGCCATCCGCGCGGCAAAGTTCATGGAAGGTGCCGACCTGCTCTGGATTGAAGAGCCGGTTCAGCCGGAAGACATCCCGGGCTATCAATCCTTTGCGCGCGCCACTGCGGTCGCAACGGCTGGAGGAGAAGCGCTCGGAAGCGTGCGTGCCTTTCGCGATTTTCTCGCTGCAGGCACCTTCGATATTCTTCAACCCGACCTTTCGATATGCGGAGGCTACAGCGGCTTTCGCCAAATTTGGGCGCTCGCGCAAGCCTATGACCTGCCCATCATGCCCCACGTGTTCGGCACGACTGTGAACTTCCACGCCTCGCTTCAAATGTCGGCGGTGCTTGAACCGCGCCGCGGCGGAGCTTGCGCCGCGTATCCATTTGTGGAGTGCGACATGATGGACAACCCGCTTCTGCGCCTTGCCGGCACACCGTCCGTCAGCCGGCATGGGATGCTCGCGATACCGGAAGGCTCTGGGACGGGACTGGACTTGCAGCCCGAACGGCTCGAGCCATGGATCACAGGCTGTTGGTCAGAGCATCTTTAG
- a CDS encoding Rieske 2Fe-2S domain-containing protein has product MLSTPHPSSAAAKAPDFKWPAEGIARAPYRLFTDPEIYKLEQERIFRGRCWNYLCLDVEIPKAGDYRTTVIGETPVIVTRDHDGKVHAMVNRCAHKGALVCLKKQDNVASLTCVYHAWNYGLDGKLKGVAFRNGIRGQGGMPSDFDVAKHRLRPIRIENFCGIIFGTFSDEVEDVETYLGPDMAQFIKRNLDRPLRVLGTHSQTIHNNWKLYAENLRDSYHATLLHTFYTTFKVNRLDMDGGIILSDEKWHHLSFARRAKLQEAAEYSEAKVHSANYESALEGPGLLEAWEEFDDGITHSIQTVFPNMCIQFTLNSLAIRFFAPKGVDKTELFWIYLGYDRDTEEQSQMRIMQSNLTGAAGLVSLEDGCINEFVQRGTRNDPECSSFMEMGGRVAESEKNSRATETAVRGFWQGYRGIMGF; this is encoded by the coding sequence ATGCTGTCGACACCCCACCCGAGTTCTGCTGCCGCCAAAGCACCGGATTTCAAGTGGCCCGCCGAAGGCATCGCGCGCGCGCCCTATCGTCTCTTTACCGATCCGGAAATCTACAAGCTGGAGCAGGAGAGGATTTTCAGGGGGCGTTGCTGGAATTATCTTTGTCTCGACGTCGAAATCCCGAAGGCGGGCGACTATCGCACAACAGTGATCGGCGAAACGCCTGTCATCGTGACGAGGGATCATGACGGCAAAGTCCACGCGATGGTCAACCGCTGCGCCCACAAGGGCGCGCTGGTGTGCCTCAAGAAGCAGGACAATGTCGCGAGCCTTACCTGCGTCTATCATGCCTGGAATTACGGCCTCGATGGCAAGTTAAAGGGCGTCGCGTTTCGTAACGGGATACGCGGGCAGGGCGGGATGCCGAGCGATTTCGACGTCGCCAAACATCGCCTTCGGCCGATCCGCATCGAAAACTTCTGCGGAATCATCTTCGGAACATTTTCCGACGAGGTCGAGGACGTCGAAACCTATCTCGGTCCCGATATGGCGCAGTTCATCAAGCGAAATCTTGATCGCCCGCTTCGTGTCCTCGGCACGCACAGCCAGACGATTCACAATAACTGGAAGCTATATGCCGAAAATCTGCGGGACTCATATCACGCAACCCTGCTCCACACCTTCTATACGACCTTCAAGGTGAACCGTCTGGACATGGACGGCGGTATCATCCTGTCCGATGAGAAGTGGCACCATTTGAGCTTCGCGCGCCGCGCCAAGCTGCAAGAGGCGGCCGAGTATTCCGAGGCCAAGGTCCATTCGGCCAATTATGAATCCGCCCTCGAGGGGCCGGGCCTGCTGGAGGCTTGGGAGGAATTCGACGATGGCATCACCCACAGCATCCAGACCGTCTTTCCCAACATGTGCATTCAGTTCACACTGAATTCGCTTGCCATCCGCTTCTTTGCGCCGAAGGGGGTCGACAAGACTGAACTGTTCTGGATTTACCTCGGCTATGACCGCGATACCGAAGAACAATCGCAAATGCGCATCATGCAGAGCAACCTGACAGGTGCGGCAGGTCTGGTCTCGCTCGAGGACGGTTGCATCAACGAATTCGTCCAGCGCGGCACCCGCAACGATCCGGAATGCTCATCTTTCATGGAAATGGGGGGCCGGGTCGCCGAATCCGAGAAGAACTCTCGTGCGACTGAAACTGCCGTTCGCGGTTTCTGGCAGGGTTACCGCGGCATCATGGGATTCTGA
- a CDS encoding fumarylacetoacetate hydrolase family protein: MQSRRKLMKAGLAAAALAATNVTVHGAQDKKSRSSASGELPRQLTVLSIRQEDGQETIGVKTQAGVLDVAAASKLLGFSPPLTLEDLLTNGGNAELKALVEAALKSPEAKSAFKDESKIKFGRLLTNPGKIICLGLNYREHVEETGQKLPSEPILFNKYNNTLAPHMTTIKLYPRDVCYKFDYETELVVVMGRRASNVSVDEALSYVAGYAVGHDFTSRDLQLEKAGGQWMLGKTLDGFAPIGPYFVSADQIDPNNLDLETRVNGEVRQLSNTSKFIFNPQKVIAYTSRLFALEPGDIIFTGTPAGCIIGYPKEKQVWLKAGDRIESTIQGLGTLSFDLA, translated from the coding sequence ATGCAGTCACGTCGGAAACTGATGAAGGCCGGCCTTGCCGCGGCCGCCTTGGCCGCCACTAACGTCACGGTGCACGGCGCGCAGGACAAGAAGTCGCGCAGTAGCGCGAGCGGCGAACTACCTCGCCAGCTCACTGTGTTATCGATCCGCCAGGAGGATGGGCAAGAGACCATTGGAGTGAAGACCCAGGCTGGCGTGCTCGACGTGGCCGCCGCGTCGAAGCTCCTCGGGTTTTCGCCACCTCTCACTCTTGAGGACCTCCTCACTAACGGCGGAAATGCGGAGCTAAAGGCTCTGGTGGAAGCCGCCCTCAAGTCGCCAGAGGCAAAAAGCGCCTTCAAAGACGAGTCGAAGATCAAATTCGGGCGTCTACTCACCAATCCGGGAAAAATTATCTGCCTGGGTCTGAACTACCGGGAACACGTGGAGGAAACGGGTCAGAAACTGCCTTCCGAACCTATCCTCTTCAACAAATACAACAATACGCTCGCACCGCATATGACGACGATCAAGCTTTATCCCCGCGACGTCTGCTACAAGTTCGACTACGAAACCGAGCTGGTGGTGGTGATGGGCCGAAGGGCAAGCAATGTCTCTGTCGACGAAGCCCTCTCCTATGTCGCAGGATACGCTGTCGGTCACGATTTTACGTCGAGAGATCTGCAGCTTGAGAAAGCTGGCGGTCAGTGGATGCTCGGCAAAACGCTCGACGGCTTCGCCCCGATTGGCCCCTATTTTGTTTCCGCCGACCAGATCGATCCCAACAATTTAGATCTCGAGACCCGCGTGAACGGTGAGGTACGCCAATTGTCCAATACGAGCAAATTCATTTTCAATCCCCAGAAGGTTATCGCCTACACGTCGCGGCTCTTCGCTCTCGAACCCGGCGACATCATCTTCACCGGCACGCCAGCCGGCTGCATCATAGGGTATCCCAAAGAGAAGCAGGTTTGGTTGAAGGCAGGCGATAGGATCGAAAGCACGATTCAAGGACTTGGGACACTCTCCTTCGATCTCGCTTGA
- a CDS encoding Bug family tripartite tricarboxylate transporter substrate binding protein → MTTAKGLTRRASLGLLGALATPWLARAQSDYPNRIIKLIVPYAAGGSSDVVARFIAERMRDRLGQPIVIENRPGAGAIVGSQFVAKSASDGYTLLLGGVSTHAVNPHLRKLAPYDGINEFTSLGLIGTGPLVVSVNPGVPVNNLQELIAYGKANPTKLAYGSATGVILHLAGELLKNMAGFEMLHVPYSGNGPALTDVLGGRLQVMVDAVSNSAPYIADGKLRPLVVPSRQRTPLLPDVPSSAEAGLPNYQVETWFALYGPAAMPDGVVAKINAALNAVLQEPDAVGQFTKVGLDPRPTSPAQAAALLKTESDKWGDVVRRIGLQVE, encoded by the coding sequence ATGACAACGGCGAAAGGGCTGACGCGGCGAGCTAGCCTTGGCCTGCTCGGCGCACTCGCAACCCCGTGGCTGGCCCGCGCTCAGAGCGATTACCCCAACCGCATCATCAAGCTGATCGTGCCCTATGCAGCCGGCGGGAGCAGCGACGTTGTCGCGCGCTTCATCGCGGAGCGCATGCGCGACCGGCTGGGGCAGCCGATCGTCATCGAGAACCGGCCGGGCGCGGGCGCGATTGTTGGATCGCAATTCGTCGCGAAGTCAGCATCCGACGGCTACACGCTGCTGCTCGGCGGCGTATCCACCCATGCGGTGAACCCGCATCTGCGCAAGCTCGCGCCCTACGACGGGATCAACGAGTTCACTTCGCTGGGGCTGATCGGCACCGGACCTCTGGTGGTCTCGGTCAATCCGGGCGTCCCGGTCAACAACCTGCAGGAACTCATCGCCTACGGCAAGGCGAACCCGACCAAGCTCGCCTACGGTTCGGCAACGGGCGTCATTCTGCATCTCGCCGGCGAGCTGTTGAAGAACATGGCGGGCTTCGAGATGCTGCACGTTCCCTATAGCGGCAACGGACCGGCGCTGACCGATGTGCTCGGCGGACGGCTGCAGGTGATGGTCGACGCCGTCAGCAACTCGGCACCCTACATCGCCGACGGAAAATTGCGGCCCCTCGTCGTCCCGTCGCGGCAGCGTACGCCGCTGCTGCCGGACGTGCCGAGTTCGGCCGAGGCAGGCTTGCCCAACTATCAGGTCGAGACGTGGTTCGCGCTCTACGGCCCGGCAGCCATGCCGGACGGCGTCGTCGCCAAGATCAACGCCGCACTCAATGCCGTGCTGCAGGAGCCCGACGCGGTCGGCCAGTTCACCAAAGTCGGCCTCGACCCGCGTCCGACGAGCCCGGCTCAAGCCGCTGCGCTGCTCAAGACGGAATCGGACAAGTGGGGAGATGTCGTCCGCCGGATCGGACTACAGGTGGAGTAG
- a CDS encoding tripartite tricarboxylate transporter substrate binding protein, with the protein MLRRAEAQSYPQRPVKIIVPYAAGGASDIIARLIAPELERALGQPFIVDNRGGGASMVGTQAIAAASAEGETIGVVDSAFVINPGLFRTKLPYNTKKDFAPISLLATSPLVLVVHPSVAANSLQEFIALAKAQPGKINFASAGLGTAIHLAGEQLRQATEIDILHVPYRGGGPAITDLIGGQVQMTFATVAAIAQQVRQGLVRALAVTGGDRVAQLPDVPTMAEAGLPAVDAMPIFGMVGPAALPPPIIDKLGEVAGKAFRGEPLRSKVTELGFVSVGSSPSEFAARIDDEVAKWTRIVEKGNIQPG; encoded by the coding sequence TTGCTGCGGCGAGCCGAAGCACAAAGTTACCCGCAACGGCCCGTAAAGATCATCGTTCCCTATGCTGCGGGAGGCGCCTCCGACATCATTGCGCGCCTGATTGCACCGGAACTCGAGCGTGCCTTGGGCCAGCCCTTCATCGTCGATAATCGTGGCGGTGGCGCGAGCATGGTGGGCACGCAGGCGATCGCGGCCGCCTCTGCCGAGGGCGAGACCATCGGTGTTGTCGATAGCGCGTTCGTCATCAATCCCGGCCTGTTTCGCACCAAGCTTCCCTACAACACCAAAAAGGACTTTGCGCCGATCTCGCTCCTGGCGACCTCCCCTCTCGTTCTCGTCGTGCATCCTTCTGTGGCCGCGAACAGCCTGCAGGAATTTATCGCGCTCGCCAAAGCTCAACCGGGCAAGATCAACTTCGCCTCGGCCGGGCTTGGAACCGCCATTCATCTGGCCGGAGAACAACTGCGACAAGCCACCGAGATCGACATTCTTCATGTGCCGTATCGCGGAGGCGGTCCGGCCATCACCGATCTGATTGGTGGCCAGGTACAAATGACGTTCGCCACCGTCGCAGCAATTGCACAGCAGGTGCGTCAGGGCCTGGTTCGCGCGCTGGCAGTTACGGGAGGCGACCGCGTCGCACAGTTGCCCGACGTACCCACAATGGCAGAGGCCGGTTTGCCGGCCGTCGACGCCATGCCGATCTTTGGCATGGTCGGTCCGGCGGCGCTGCCGCCCCCCATCATCGATAAACTTGGCGAGGTCGCCGGCAAGGCCTTCAGGGGCGAGCCACTCCGGTCCAAAGTGACGGAACTTGGTTTTGTTTCTGTTGGCAGTTCGCCGTCGGAGTTTGCAGCGCGCATCGATGACGAAGTCGCAAAATGGACCCGTATCGTCGAGAAGGGAAATATTCAGCCGGGCTGA
- a CDS encoding Bug family tripartite tricarboxylate transporter substrate binding protein, producing MRRLVLCLLGVALVLQVSAARAEMFPTRTVRLIVPNPAGGSNDAAARILAQALAEIWQQPVVIENKPGGGGNIGTQAAATELADGYTYLISSPGPIVINPSLYKKLPFDPARDFTPVALLATVPIVLIVNPKLPASTLSELLELAKHGTAELNYASSGIGSTHHLSAELFKKMTGVKLRHVPYRGAAPAMNDLVAGHVPILFDNLPTVIPQVQAGTVRALAVASPKRLNSLPDVPTFEEAGLVGFEASSWFGVLAPARTPTDIVSKVTADIERVMSSPSLRKSFEVTGAEVGTVFGPDFGRFMKQENEKWGDVIKSSGTQIIE from the coding sequence GTGAGAAGACTGGTTCTGTGTTTGCTTGGCGTTGCCCTCGTGCTTCAGGTGAGCGCCGCCCGAGCCGAGATGTTTCCGACGCGGACTGTCCGACTCATCGTTCCGAATCCTGCGGGCGGTTCGAACGACGCGGCAGCGCGCATCCTGGCGCAAGCACTTGCTGAGATATGGCAACAACCCGTCGTTATAGAGAACAAACCTGGCGGGGGCGGAAATATCGGAACCCAGGCGGCAGCGACCGAGCTGGCAGATGGATACACCTATCTCATCAGTTCGCCCGGTCCAATTGTCATAAATCCATCGCTCTACAAGAAGCTGCCGTTTGATCCGGCGAGGGACTTCACACCTGTCGCCCTGCTGGCCACCGTTCCAATCGTTTTGATAGTCAATCCGAAATTGCCGGCTTCAACGCTGAGCGAGCTTTTGGAGCTGGCGAAACACGGAACCGCAGAGCTCAATTACGCTTCGTCTGGAATCGGATCGACGCACCATCTGTCAGCCGAATTATTCAAGAAGATGACAGGCGTCAAACTAAGACATGTGCCGTATCGTGGCGCGGCGCCGGCCATGAATGATCTTGTCGCAGGCCACGTCCCCATTCTGTTCGACAACTTGCCCACCGTCATCCCACAGGTTCAGGCCGGTACCGTGCGCGCGTTGGCCGTTGCGAGCCCTAAGCGATTGAACTCACTTCCGGATGTGCCGACATTTGAGGAGGCGGGATTGGTTGGTTTCGAGGCATCTTCCTGGTTCGGGGTGTTGGCGCCGGCGAGGACGCCAACCGATATCGTATCCAAAGTGACCGCTGACATTGAGCGGGTCATGTCGAGCCCGAGCTTGCGAAAGAGCTTCGAAGTGACGGGCGCGGAAGTAGGTACAGTGTTCGGTCCGGATTTCGGACGGTTCATGAAACAAGAAAATGAAAAATGGGGAGACGTTATCAAGAGCTCTGGCACGCAGATCATAGAGTAG
- a CDS encoding HD domain-containing protein codes for MYFLDRRRPRPVTDALRATVLEDLPELAQIRSDELRRKAIEAWAYALAETDFPRVTAIPGEATPGVFALKRGSQAVHLRSVARIAIAIADEFAQEFPEARVDRDIVLAGALLHDVGKAWEFDPTNRRRWEADKSQAGSPALRHPVYGAHVCIAVGLPEEIAHIALGHSYEGDLMQRSLECVIVHRADHMWWSIAGGFGLLRAETAGMLESRKITPRGLRTAKNREGQDDNGERADAAS; via the coding sequence ATGTATTTCCTTGACCGACGCCGACCCCGCCCCGTCACCGACGCGCTGCGCGCAACGGTGCTCGAGGATCTCCCGGAACTTGCGCAGATTCGTAGCGACGAACTGCGCCGCAAGGCGATCGAAGCCTGGGCCTATGCGCTGGCGGAAACGGATTTTCCGCGCGTCACCGCCATTCCGGGAGAGGCGACGCCCGGCGTCTTCGCGCTGAAGCGCGGCAGCCAGGCGGTACATCTGCGCAGCGTGGCCCGGATCGCGATAGCGATCGCCGACGAGTTTGCGCAGGAATTCCCTGAAGCCAGGGTCGACCGCGACATCGTGCTGGCAGGTGCGTTGCTGCACGATGTCGGCAAGGCCTGGGAATTCGATCCCACGAACCGCAGGCGATGGGAAGCGGACAAATCGCAGGCCGGTTCGCCCGCGCTGCGCCATCCAGTCTACGGCGCCCACGTTTGCATCGCAGTCGGGCTGCCCGAGGAGATCGCGCACATCGCGCTCGGCCATTCCTACGAGGGCGACCTGATGCAGCGCAGCCTCGAGTGCGTGATCGTCCATCGTGCCGACCACATGTGGTGGTCGATTGCGGGCGGTTTCGGCCTGCTAAGGGCGGAAACGGCGGGCATGCTCGAAAGCCGAAAAATAACGCCGCGCGGCTTGCGAACGGCGAAGAACAGGGAGGGACAGGATGACAACGGCGAAAGGGCTGACGCGGCGAGCTAG